The nucleotide window ATAGGACAAACATTATTTTGAAGATGAATAATCTTGCCAACAACTTAACATCTTGTATTCATTAAATGTTCATGAAAGAAattgacgataacgaacagcgacctATGTTATacattctataaagaatacacaaTTTTAGAGAAGGGCAACAaaggacctctggacacaccaaaaGTGAGATCAGGTGCACTGGAAGAGTAAATATCTCATGTTGACCGGTTACATCATTTgctagccctatatcttgatcagataagcGGAGtgatctgtagtcaaaatcaatgtgtaaagaacggctgaacaattgatatgaaacacgtcagacagcattcaacctaaTGACAGACTGCTTTTTCAAATAAGATCtttacaacgaccatagaatttgcaaattgctgactttaaaatataatatatcacggatgatgataatgatgataataatctTCATGATGAAAACCTCCATTAGGCTAATCCTTTTCCAAATGAAATATGTACAACGATTTACAATATACGCTATTGGTCCCgaggagatccgggttagaataggtccgcagtacccccttgcttgtcgcaagaggcggcTAAATGGGGCTGTGCTTAGGAtgggaccgcaaaaaccgaggccccatgtcacagcaggtgtggcacgataaagatccctccctgctcaaaggccgtgagcgccgagcatgggcgtatattttgcagcccctcGCCGACAATCaagacgtctccgtatgagtgaatttttttcgagagggatgttaaaacaatacacaacccACCCACTAACCAATATAAGCTATTGTATTCTGAATCATTTGTGGAAGCAAactgtagatacatgtaaaacgtatacggtaccaattttaatgcaccagatgcgcatttcgacaaataatgtctcttcagtgatgctcaaccgaaagttttgaaatccgaaataacaataaacttttaagaGTACAGGACTAGGCATGGTAATGCTAATTTCCTTctgatatttttatgtatttcattGCATGTTATAAATCGTCTTACTAGGTGTTGGCTATTGAGTATACGTTGTCATTAGTTCGAATTCCGCATACCTGTCCACCTCTACTATTGTTTATACAATTTCTCACCGGATGACACCTAACATCACGTGATTTACTACACTGTAACCTGTTCACAACTTCAGTGCGAATTCTTAACAGACAACGTCATATAGTAAATAAGTAGGTAACCGAGGTCTTTATGACCAATTTCATCtggacgtacatgtacatgtaccgaGTTTTGGTTTGAGCGCAATCCTCTTCAGATCAACTGGTCCTTTTCTCAAAGACTGTCCTGTTTTTATCAGATTAGCGGTCTCTGAGGGTCACAGTCCCCGGTCACTATCAGTTAAAGCCTCAGAATCGACACGAGGGTAAGTACTCTTTGGATTTCTGATATTTAAAAGATTGAAGTAAAGGTATGGTAGAGAAAGTTATGAGCAAACCTGCATAAATTTATGAATTTGAATGAATTGCATTATTATATGTACAAATGCATAACAGTGTATATCAGTCCCTCAAGATTTAATAATAAtcaatacaatgtataaataatCAAAAAGAAAGTCGTCATTTACTAATCAGTCGATCAAATGCAAAGAGCTCGGGCATGCATGCTTTAGTATTATCATATCACGCAGTGTAACAtctattgtattttttttacaatttagaatcgtaaattgttaatttctaagTAACCAAAGTGCATGTCGAAATTAAAAAcagatgtgtacatgtatatgtgactTACGGCTTTCGTTGTACAAAACATGAGTTATTTTAATGGCCGATCAGCTTTccataacatacatgtattagtttTGTAAAATCCATACAAAAGAGCGGTCCCGAGGGTAAAAAACCTATGGGGGATTTTACGATATAGTAGCTCCCTCGAGTTGGGGAAACTACTATACAGCCAATTTTCCAAGGGAAGAGTTAAAAAATAACTATTCTTCTACCTCATCCAGTCAGTGACCTCCGTCATCAGGTTGACTATTTTGCCGCGTTAGGGTGTGCGCGTTACAATTTggaatttaaaacattaaaattagTAATCTACAGTTAGAAAGAACAGTCTGAGATTTACTTAATGGTTTTGTCACAGTAACTGAGTCTTGAAGGAATCAGGATTTGGCGCCAGCACAGTTGAGATGGGCAAGATATTCCATTCTTTGATATCCTATGCAACACAAGCTCTTAACGAGAGAACAGTGGttgttttgtaatatttaaCGTATTGTTCGACGCGGCACTGAGATCGATAATaaacccccaccccctccagTTGAGAAGCGATCGCTCTAAGTATTCAAACATCGATTAAGTtctatttttgtcttttgataATAAATCGGAATCGCTTCGTatgggtggttttttttatttggtattcaaattttctactaattatttttaaagtcaCAACAATGTATAAAGGTTGAAAAGGCGTCTATTCTTTTAAGGAGGAGGTATTGTAATATAGTATTGTGAATTAGTTTTGCATTTTGCGTCTGATGTAGCCTTGCGCTGTACGGCTATAGCTTCACCGAAACATTGAATACTATTCTCCTGGAATCAAACACTGAACACGTGTCTGTAAGAATGAATTATGATTGAAGATGAACCTTTTTtgaaatgataatgaaatacatgaaacggtgaaaattgatcaatgaaaggcgaagataacgtaCACTGACAATcgcataacttctataaggaatacaaaatagagattagggcaaacacgaacccctggtcACACCAGCGGTACGTGTAGTGCATACATCGTGTAACACTTAACTTGTGTTTAACCTttgattgtttttcatattcttatgaTCTTAATAAATTGACTAATTAAGGAAATTTGCATCTTACTGGAAATTTGGTACAGgttaatatttttaatgtatttacaaaattcttcTAGGTGATATTTCAAAACCCCGAGATAGATTGCTatgtaattgtaatttgaattgaaaattttcttgcCAAAGTTAAGGAAATATATGAGAATCtcagaatttacaaaattaagagtaggacaatcACGGACTCCATGGACAGAGGTGGGATAAAGTGTCTAGGGGGattaagtatcccctgttgaccggtcacacccgccgttagctcTATACCTTTATCAGGTGAAAGGAGAATACGTTGTCaatttagtatgtaaagaacggcctaacaattggtatgaaacatgtcagactgCATTCGACCTAATGGCAGGCTGTATGTGTaaaattatatcgttataatgaccatagaatttgcgaaatgttgactttaagcggacttatttgtcagtagaccGCCTCGATTATATTAATTCGAATTTCAGATCACGAGTTTCCTTTAGAGTACATCTAACCGACTTCTGTGTTACAATGgcaatatatttacaaaattaagtAGTTTTCGTTTCTTGTTTGACGTATTAGATATCGATTTATCGTGAAATTAACAAAACAAGTGTAAGAATTTCAAAAGTATCTTTTGATGTTGATTACAAAGCATAATGAAAACAACAGTGACAAGATTTCTGTTAATGACATTGTTTCATCGCTAATATCCAAAGGAGTACTAAAATTGCAATACTTCCTGATTTTCGTAGAACACATTCTCGGGATGAAGACCCTAATTCTGTCAATGCTGGTGGGTGTCTGCTTTGCTGGTCTCGTGGTGAGTGTTTCTATTTTCTCCAAAGTGGTATTATCAAGACGGCTCAACATAGGTTAAGCAAAATTGgtaaattatttatgttttccCAGAATGTCGACAGAAACaaatttaataaaacatttctttatgtTCTTATTTATCAAAACCTAGTGAGGAAAAAAATTCACAGGAACTTGTTGATAATCTTTTTCCATATATAATCGTGACGGAATATTTCCCCTCGTAAAAACTCTATCAACAAGGAAAACACAATCACCCCTTCTTCGTCTCCATCATTTCTACCCTTTCACTAAGTATGATGTTGCTTTTATCAATCTGTACTTAATTTCTTTCTAATTCATTTTTACTTGATgtggaatacatgtatctttttttcttgtcgatgaaatattttgtaattctgttaatgaatgaataatgattgatacaagttttaaaaccGTTATGATTTCTGTATGAAAACGCCCGTTTTTCCTGGCCTTTGTACTTTAGTTTTATGTTAGATTGTCTCTGGTTTTATTATCTATTTCTTGTATGTCAGGAGATTTGTTTCcgtaggtcgtgagttcaaccccgggtaagGGCAAAAGTGGGCATCCATTTCTtttttaagatacatgtatatctgtgcTTTATGTTACTTAGGATATTTATGTCTACGTAATAGTTTATAAGTTTTATGAAGCAAATGTAAAATCAAGCAATTTAGGAAgatatgtttattttgtattaattgCTTTAAATCGAGATGTTTCCCTCAGTTTACGTTACGAATGTGATATACCATGTGCTTGTAAAAGTCATAGTTTATCCAGGGGGTGATATGTCCCACGTGATTGGGACAAACACAAGCTTCTTTTTAGGAACGCGATACTCTAGACGCTTTGAAACAACTTCATCTCACCAACTTCATGACCACTTTGACAACAGACCAACAGCTCTTATTGATTGACATAGTAGCCCAGGCAGACGCCGGAACTCTGACGGACTTCACAAACACGATCGGGTATTCCAGGATACTAGAAATCTTTATCGGTGGGTAATGTTTTCACAATGTATCCAGGCAGGTGCTTTCTATATCATAACATTGAAAACTATCGTTATCATCATCAATGtcttaaaagaaaatgatttctCAGTCTTTTCGTTAATTTAGATcccagatgtacatgtattaagcgTGATCCGTTGTAGACATGTTTTATGTCCGTTTTATCAAAATCACATTTACAGCCCTAAGTGCTGACGATGAAAGAATCTTCAAGAATTATATTATACAGGTAAGTTCTCAGATCACCTTTGATTCAGATAATTATTGTGATTATGGGATCACATACATACTAAACTTTGTGATATTGATTATGGGATTACACACAtaacattgtatattaattatgGGATTAAACACATAACACTGTGATATTGACTATGGGATTAGACACATAACATTGTGATATTGATTATGGGATCACATACATACTAAACATTGGGATATTTCTTTTGATTGTGGGATTACACAAGTACATACCACTATGCTATTTCTTTTGAccagaaaaaagaaataaatatacaatttgtCGTATCCCTTACACTTTCATCCTTCACATTTTGTCGACACAGATTCTACAGTTATTTGTCTAGAATATACTAATTATATTACACTGGTTTCAGCGATTAACATTAGAGGCACAGGGTCCAATAAATGCACATCATGGTGTCGCTACAGGACACGGAAAATGAACgtacgtctctctctctctctctctctctctctctctcaaatgttttctctcattctctctctgtTTACAATGATACACCCGTAACATGacatttattttctatattCCAGATCGCCAAGCAATCAAAATTGTTATACTTAGTTTATGGATGCaacatgtaaattaaaaattcaatattgtaGAGGTTTGTTCTGAATTGATTGAGACTTTCAAATATGAAGTTCACCTATATGCCGATTATCTCTAATGAAAGCTAATTTAAAAGTGATATTCATCGACCATGATTGCAACGTTAACATAGCTTTATTTTTACTCGTTTATTCTTATGAAAGTATATAACATACAGAAGAATATAATATGAACGTTTGTcaagttgaacatttttactGCATTAGTGTTGTGTAACAACCAAACAAATGTCACTGAATTTTGTGCCGGAGTCTTTGATATCAAACGTTACTTCAACTTGTATATTTCCACTGCTTTATCTCACGAGACCGCACAAATACACTTACTTCCCAATTCcaagaaaataaaacatcgGATCAATCGCCACCGTGTTAAATCTATACCCTGCATCCGGAACGGTATTGTAAATCTGGAAGTTTCGTCGCCTCCAAGTTCTCCTCCCACGCATTGGGATCAAAGCTAGTAGTGGTTCTTTTTCATTGCCCTCCTCACTATTGTGTGCATTCCATGGGCTGTTTAGAGTCTTGCGTAACAAAAAGTTAGGTAGGGAGTCTCGAAAGGTCTTGGTTACATCGCTGGGCAATCCTTTCTGTGTTTGTCTTGCATATTCCTCATAAGGCACCAGGGTATTCGCAGAACCCGAAGGGTCATTCTTCCCGTGTTGTATTGTTAACACTAAATTTCGATGATTGTGTCCCTCCTCGTCTTTATTGGCTTCTTTTTGTTTTAGTGGAGAACAGGTCGCTGTTAgtgtaaaatttaatttaatattttctcTATGCATCAGatgataaaaatttgtaaattgaattttaagGCTAAACGTGTTTCGTGTTTATTTGAGACAAAGTTTGTCGTAGAACATACCAGGCATCTACATTTTAGATGAAGGTGCAGTACAACTGTGATAAATATTTTGTAGCAGTTTCCGTTAACACCCACAGTGTAACAATAAATATACGCCACTgctttaaattcattttcatacaaCTGTTCATTCTAATACTTACCGAAGATGGAGAGCAGCATCACAGATACTAACTTCAGAAACCAGACCATTCCTGAAATCATTTCAATAGATTATAGCAAAACGATGAAGTGTACATGTTCGGAAAATCAAATTATGCAAGAAAAGTCCACACCTTTATTTCAATATCTCAAACAGCCATTATTTAAACGAaaaaattaatcatatttatagaTATCTAGATAATAAGAATCAAATTAAAACGTAGTATCTGCATTTTCGGAATTGGAGAAAAAAATCTATACTGAGAATGGTAATTTAACAAGTGACATTTGAATCCAATGTTTTTTATTAAGTTGGGTGAGGCACCCGGTGGAAACACTCTCTTGGGGATTTGAAAACATAAGGTCAATTCTTGTATCACGACAAGAGTCAATCAAACTGAAGGTTGTTTGTCCTATTTCTAACTTACGAATATCAATTAGAATGAATTGCAAAATTCAGCAGCACTAAATAAATTACTGTAAAGATCTTTTAGTTATCCGTAGTATGTGATCATCGTTTGTTCGAATTTAACACGATAATGGAAAATAAAACtgtatttcatgaaattttcacGATAGTTCTCATGATTGACAACACGATACTCAATGCTGGGATGGATCTAGGATTATTGGCGAGGGTGTTAAAGGGAGATGTGAATCCATGTCTTAGTTTGTGACACTCCCACGTACgaaaatagatgattttatAGAAATGCTATCTtcgggggaagggggggggctCTTATATGACAGCTTGCATCGTAAGATCTTTTCTATTTCCACCAACCCTATTTAAATCATCGCTTCATCTCAACGGTAACACTGAAATTTATAACTTACATCTAGTAAAAAACACATTTATTGCCGTTCAATTAGTTACTATACTGAATAGTCTGCATATTACATATTAATGAGTAGTCTATGTCTTATAGCATATCATTGATCTGGATTCATGACACTTGTATTCATTAGATAGCCTAATAAGTAAAACGAGAGCCCGTTTTGGTTTGTATCAGTATAGAAGGATCACGATGGGCGTTACCAGTGAAAAGGAAAGACACCAGCAGACATGCTATCGAAACCGAATTCAAGACTAAGACATATCTTACCATTAACTAAAGAGAGTTCATCCTCTTTAATAGTGAATTCATCGAATCTGTCATAACTTAAGATGAATAGGCGAAGATAACgtaaagtgatcaatctcataactcttatcaAAGGAAATCAAAATTGAGTGTTGGgtaaacactgacccctggacatatcagaggtgggatcaggtgcatcgGAGGAGTAAATagcccctgtcgaccgatcacatccgccacgagccctacatcttgatcaggtacacggagtaatctgtagtcaaatcagtgtgtgaGGAACGGCCCAACAATTGATACCAAACACGTCAgataacatttgacccaattgcaggttgtattggcaaactaaagcCTTAAAAC belongs to Ostrea edulis chromosome 7, xbOstEdul1.1, whole genome shotgun sequence and includes:
- the LOC125656869 gene encoding uncharacterized protein LOC125656869 → MKTLILSMLVGVCFAGLVERDTLDALKQLHLTNFMTTLTTDQQLLLIDIVAQADAGTLTDFTNTIGYSRILEIFIALSADDERIFKNYIIQRLTLEAQGPINAHHGVATGHGK
- the LOC125655907 gene encoding uncharacterized protein LOC125655907, yielding MVWFLKLVSVMLLSIFATCSPLKQKEANKDEEGHNHRNLVLTIQHGKNDPSGSANTLVPYEEYARQTQKGLPSDVTKTFRDSLPNFLLRKTLNSPWNAHNSEEGNEKEPLLALIPMRGRRTWRRRNFQIYNTVPDAGYRFNTVAIDPMFYFLGIGK